DNA from Nitriliruptor alkaliphilus DSM 45188:
GGAGGACGTTGGACTCGAACTGCTGCACGCCGACCACGATGGCCAGCACGATCAGGGTGGTGGTGAAGTCGCCGGTGGCGGCCAGGGCGACCAGCACGGCGACGAGCCCGGCGATGAACGCCCCGATGACGGGGATGAACCCGGCGAAGAAGGTCACCACGGCGATCGGCAGCACCAGGGGGATGCCGACGATGGCCAGCCCGACGCCGATGCCGATGGCGTCCACCAGGGCGACCAGGGCCGTCCCGCGGATGAACCCCGACAGGGCGGTCCAGGCGCGGCGGCCGGTGGCGCGGACGGTGTCGCGGTGGGCGTCGGGGGTGCGGGCGATCATCCAGGCGACGATCTGCTCGCCGTCCTTGACGAAGAAGAACAGCAGGACCAGCGCCAGGGCCAGGGCGGTGATGCCTTGGACGATGGCACCGCCGGCGGCGGCGAGTTGGCCCGCCAACGCGCCGGTCTGACCCCGCAGCTGCTGCAGGCCCTGGTCGATCAGATCCTGGATCTGGGTCTGGTCGTAGCCGAAGGTGCGCTCGACGAAGCCGAACAGGTCCTCGAGGCCGGCGGTGACGGTCGGGCCGAGCTCCTGGACCTCCTCGACGAACGCCGGGGCGAGCAGCGCGATGATCCCGGCGAACGCGCCGAGGGCGCCGAACACCACGACGGAGGCGGCGGCGCCGCGCGGGAACCCGCGCCGCTCGAGCGCCCGGGCGGGGGGGACCAGGAACGTGGCGAGGATGAGCGCCACGATGATCGGCAGGGTGACGAGGCCGAGGCGGACCACGACCACCAGCAATGCGCTCGTGCCGATGAGCACGATGATCAGACGCCACATCCAGGCGGCGAGGCTGGCGAGCCACGACGGCACCCGCTCGGCCTCCAGCGTGCCCGACCCGGTGACGGCGGATCCCTCGTCGGCGATGGGCTCGGACGCCGGGGCCTGCACGACGGGTTCGGACGGCGAGTCCTCGACCGGCTCGGCTGGCTCGACCGGCTCGACCGGCTCGGCTGGCTCGACCGGCTCGGCCGGCTCGACCGGCTCGGCCGGCTCGGCCGGCTCGACGGGCTCGGCTGGCGCGCTCGTGGCCAGGGGCTCGGCCGGCTTCCCGTCAGCGGGGCCGGTGTCCGTCGGGGTGGGGCGGTCGTTCACGCGTGTCTCCGGGCTGTCCGGGGCGGTGCGGCGTGCCCTGGCCCCGTTGCGGGGGAGGCTACGCGACCAGGCTGCGTGGCCGGCCCCACCGTGTCCGCGAGGCTCGATCCCGGTCGGTCCTGTCGGGCCCGCCTCCGAGGTTCAGTCCACCTTCCGGATGGTGTGGATCGACACGCCGCCGTCGCCGGGTCCGGTGCGGCACGTCTCGGGGACCGCGTCGCTGTCCGCGCCGAGGTGGCCGCCACCGGCCTCGACGCGGTCGCCGATGGCCACGCGTGGCTGACCGTGCTGGTCGTGGATGGTCCCGTCCGGGGTGATGGTCCACCCGGCGGGCCACAGGATGGTGGTGGGCGTGTGGTCGCCGTGGGCGATGTCGCTGTCGATGGTGAGGCACCCCGTGGTGGGGTCGCCGACCAGGATCCCGCCGATGGCGGCCAGCATCCCGCCGCAGAGCGAGCCCTCACCGGGCAGGTCGATCGCTGCCGCCGGCGCGTCGGCCGGGTCCCAGACGGCGCAGTCGGGGACCGTCACCTCGACGGCCGGGTGGTCGGCGAGGTCACCGAGGGCTTCCTCGGCGGCATCGAGGTCCCCCTCGAAGTCGATCCACACCACGCCCCGCGCGGTGTCCGGTCCGCCCGACATCGCCGCACCCAGCGGCATCAGCCGGTCGAACACCTCCTCGGACAGCGCGAGCAGCTCGGCCTCGGTCAGGACCGGGCGATCCGCCGTGGGGCCGGCGTCGGGAGCCGGGCTCTCGTCGCGGTCGGCCGCCTCGGGCGCAGCCCCGGCATCGTCGTCCACCCGCGTTCCCGAGATGGTCGCCGTGGCCTCGGTGCCGGCCACCGGCTCGCCGCGGCCACAGCCGGTGATCAGCAGCGCGAGGCCCGCCGCTGCGGCCACCAGGCGGAGGCTCGGGGAGAGGTGTTCGGACCAGGACACGGGCGCTCCATCGGCGAGGCGGCAGGTCTCGGGCGGTGGGACGTGCGGGCAGGCTCGCCGGTTGCGACCGCGTC
Protein-coding regions in this window:
- a CDS encoding AI-2E family transporter: MNDRPTPTDTGPADGKPAEPLATSAPAEPVEPAEPAEPVEPAEPVEPAEPVEPVEPAEPVEDSPSEPVVQAPASEPIADEGSAVTGSGTLEAERVPSWLASLAAWMWRLIIVLIGTSALLVVVVRLGLVTLPIIVALILATFLVPPARALERRGFPRGAAASVVVFGALGAFAGIIALLAPAFVEEVQELGPTVTAGLEDLFGFVERTFGYDQTQIQDLIDQGLQQLRGQTGALAGQLAAAGGAIVQGITALALALVLLFFFVKDGEQIVAWMIARTPDAHRDTVRATGRRAWTALSGFIRGTALVALVDAIGIGVGLAIVGIPLVLPIAVVTFFAGFIPVIGAFIAGLVAVLVALAATGDFTTTLIVLAIVVGVQQFESNVLQPVIMRRAVSLHPVVILAALTAGGLLIGIIGAFLAVPIAAVVSAVGNELRLRHEAKERGEPVEDEPDPLGPPDDPVPTDQL